The Primulina tabacum isolate GXHZ01 chromosome 1, ASM2559414v2, whole genome shotgun sequence genome contains the following window.
TAGAGACGAATTGTAAAAGAAAATGTGAGATTGCTTATATGGTTTACAACCTTTCAACAAGAGTGGGAATCATGCTTTGACTGTTTGACAATACGACAATCGGATGGCTGAGCAACAGTTCCAGATTAAAAATCATACAAAACTTCAACACACTCTCCACTAGCTTTCCTATCATACAGAGAAATATATGAATGCATATAAGAGAAGATACCATGGGCAATTACACTAGATAACCGATAACGATTGTCTTTTTGCAGACTAGACCACCATTTAAATGCTCCTAAAATCCCCGTCACTTTAATATGGAGTAATTCAAATAACAGATAGTGTTTAAGCTTGATTCCTTGAGGTGACAACACCTAGTCACTCACTCAGAACAGGTTTAAAGGGACCAAATTTCAATGTTTGTTGAATGAGTAGTAACCATCTCTTTCCCAAACTAAATGTCTCCAGAGGGCAGTATAGCTTCTTTACGGAGGCAATTTAATTAGGGAACGCTGTCACAAAGAAAAATCTGCAAGGAAATACACAACATTGACGATAAGTAATCATCCTATGCAGCAATCTAATGATAATTATTCAACAAGAACCTCTTGCACATAATGGATGCATTATAATAATACACTGCAAATACATGGAGAAATGCCTAAACAAGCCAGCTTATAGCATTTTGTTGCAAACATTCAACACAATCGAGTAGACGCGGGAAATTAAGATCCTTGTAAATTAGATCAAAATGAAGTAGTCTGCTAGAACCTAAATATCAGATTTGCGACAAGCACCAAAAACTAGATCACCTTTTTCTATTCAGCTAGATAAAGAGAATGAAATAACTATGGCTACAATCATCTTTATTTGCTCTTCAGAAAGTAATTTGAATAATCGGCAAACATCTCATAAGCTGGGTTACCACAAAACGGCTTAAACTGTATCCTTATTGTCGCAATTGCTGGAAATGCGGAGGCCGGCTTGAGCTGTACGATTCCGAGTCCTGGATGGCAGAATGTTGTCCAAATCAATCTCGGCGAGGAGATCATCCTCCAAATCTGAGTCTGAATCATCACTAGAATCGGAATCCACGAGAATTTTCCCCTTACCTTTCTCATTTATCACAATTTCCTTCCCCTTGGGGTCAACAGTTTCAGCTTCCTCATCATCCTCATCACCGTCGTAGTCCTCATCGTCTTCTGATTCCGCCTTTGTTCCATTGTTTTCTGGGGAGAATTCGAGTTTTTGCTTTTTGTTGGAATCCTCCCTTTTCTTCTCTCCAATTTCAACTTCGTCGGGCTCGGGAAGTTTGGGGTCTGCCATGGAGAGGGAGAGAGAGCGACAGGGAGCAAAACTTGTGGTTGTGGGGTCTGGAGATTAGGGTTTAGCGACACCACAATCCCAAacgaccaaaaaaaaaaaataaaattgacccaataatttttttataaaaaatttaaattctcaCCAATCCATAAATTCAGATAATCCAGAGCCCATCGATTTCACATgtacattcaaaatattatatatccTCACATTTATGAGCCCTAGCACCATGGCAACATAActaatgatatatttttacaaaaaatctTGTGATATTGTTTCTTGAcgatttattaatttaattatatggctcataatttttttttatgtaaaagattttacttttcaatataAATACGTACATGATCGATTTGTTTCGTTTCACAAAAAACTCACTCTTAAATTATTCAGGACGTTCGGATGTAAACAAATCAACACAATTAATCTTGtatcttaaataaaattaatatattaatattgataCACAACGAGAAACATCGATATTATAGTTACTTAACAAACATATGCTGGTAAGTATATGAAAATGTAGTTTTGATAACTataagaactctaaagttaaAGACAGGGCCGTCACAAGAAAATCGGAGGCCCTGACTTTAGGAGgtcttaaattatttttttattaaatataaaaatattaaaaaccaGCTTATAATTAAATTCACATAATTATCACAAATATCAAACATGTTgtgtaaattattaaattacaaaaaatgacatataaaaaaaaaactcaatggATTAACTCTCTATAGGGTTAATCTCACGAGTCAAACATAAATGTGTGtataatataaacaaaataaaaatcattaaattaaggatgcataaataaatattttttgtcacaaaacaaatacaaattataattttattactaacaTATGCAAGAAAAAACCGAGTGAATTGAGTAAAAAGGGGTCAAGGAGCCAAATAAGCAAATTACAAGATTATAGAATCTCGGagacaaaaaaaatcaaattaattaaaaacaagaTACAAGTAGACAAGAAAAAacacatttaataaaaaatgatatgatatatAATTGACTCGATTTCAGAAACCTAACTCACCTAAATAGAATAATTTAGCGAAAGAAAAAAGATTTTTTAAgaataaaaaatgtttttggATAAGAAAATCAGAGGCCTCTCCCTCCGACGAGAGGCCCGCTGCCTCCCGGAATCGGCATTGGTTAAACATtcctaataatttaaaattataatcatAAAATACGAATTTTGCAATAAAAATGTTTTAACATGCAAACTTGGTACCATGTATTTTCAtgggaaaattttaaaaaagaagaatgtgaaaatGAATGGTGcatatatacatattattatatatattatatataaaagagcatgtgatatattattaaaattaaatatattatcttcattccatattattattattataaatatacatAGATATATATAGAAATGAGAATATTGTATATGAAAGATAATAAAAATTTGGAGTGGACATGTGGCAATAATAATCCATGCACGTGACGGTGGTGCATGGCGGACCACCGTTTTCTCAAAAAATCTCTAGCAATTTTCCTCTCTATCTATATGAATGTGCATGCAGGTAATGGTAATTGGAATCACTCACTCGATTCTACGGGGCGGGTTCAATTTTCAATGCCAATCTGCTACAAAACAAAGCAAACGCCATTGATTTCCAGGTCTCAGAGCTTTTTCAACACCTGGACTATCATCTCCTCTGCAATTACACCACCTCATTTTTCCATTCACCTAATCACTCATTCATTACCCCGTCTGCTTCATCGCTCTCACTCCCACAAAACGACCACCCGCATGAACGAGCTTTGCACAAATGTCACCCACGCTAAATGTGGAACCATCTCTGACCTCACTCCTCTTTCTATCATAATTTAATTCAACTGATCTTCATCCTACTCCATCcagaaacaaaaagaaaaaccaATGGCCAGAAACGAGGAGGAGACACACACGGTTACTTACTGCACTACTCATGATTTGATGAATTTTCATGGCAACATCACTAGCAGTACTCGGGACGCGAAGAACAGAAACCGCCGCCGCCGCAGCAAGCAATGGAACTTGTCCCATCGGGCCGACCTTTTCTCTACTCCGGGCTTCACCATACAGAGAGGACCCAGGATGCCCAGGTCCACGCGAGCAAGCCTTCATTCCCTCACTTTTCCACTCTCCCACGTGCCACCTCTTCATCTCCCACGTGTAGTAATCCTTTccaacttttatatatatatatatatatatatatatatattcatttttatttaaattattttaatgtaattgtTATAGAAATCACCCTTGCCTCAAATTTAATTGCAAAACATTCGAGTCGCACTTTAAAGAACATGTATCATATATTTTTTCCATATCCATATGTAAGCTTGTTTTGTTTTGCACGAAGATTAAGAAAActttcatattttaatttactgAGGTATACAACTATGTTTTCAAGACATCTAGTCCATTCTCTTTTATGATGATTAATGCTGGTTCGAATGGCTCTATGTGATGTCGTTCAAATAGATTAAGTATGTTGAGTAGAAAATTTACCGAGCAGTATCCTTTCCTTGTGAATGCAAATGGGTGAGTAAGAGGAACTCGGGTAGAGTAATCTTCACACTTAAAAACAAGAGACGTTAATGGGGTGCTAGAATGGTTTCCGGCGTAGtcactccgacgctcaagtcaatCAAAAGTGTACacaaaaaaatgaagtgttatATGGGGAATATGTAACTAGTTCTTGTGAAAAATGAGTGTGTACTTGACCTAGATGAATGAGTAAACCTTAGTATTTATAGAGAAAATGATAAAGATGATCTTGTTTGCAATGCTCAATCATTGTTCATGAACGGTGATTTGCCCATGCCTTGCCCACTGTTAGTGCCATGCTCATGTTGAAGAGGTATGATGATCCCAACTGCCTTAGGTTTTGTCATAGGCATTgataatcatattaattatttGGAAAATATAGCCCATACGTGTTGATTCAATGCTCATTTCATCGTGATCGGTCCAAATAGGATGAACCATGTATGGTGATCCCCGATGGGAATCGAATAAGGTAAACCTAAAGTCGAGTGGCCTGGAAACACGGAGAGGAACAATAACCTTCTCTTAATATTCTCGGGCCAAAGGGAGTGGAATCCACAGTTGGTCAATACGAGTTAAGATAACAATCTTTGGGGAAAGCTTTATTCAGGTTCCTGAAGTCTACATACATTCTCTACTTGCCAGTGGCTTTTGGGACTTCACCACATTTGAGAGCCAGGTAGGGAAGTTGACATCTCAGATTTGTCCTCTCGATAAGACAAAAATTTGACCCGAGCTACCGGGTCCAGATCCTAGGATATTTTGGATTTCCTCCCGAGTTGCTCGTGAACTATCTACTTCTTTTTGCTCTTCCTCAATCACCATTCGCACTTCCTCAACCGAGCACACCTCCCCCTTCCCAAACTTTCTATCACTTCCTACTATCCTCGTCCTCTTGTTTTCTACCTAAACTGTCTCAGCATATGATTTTCAGGAGGATGATAAATCTCCCCAAACCTCTCATATTTTGCTTCCAatgagaaatataattttttgatgGTAAGCTGAAGCGATGGCCATGAAGCCATTCCTAGTTGGCCTTCCCAAAATGAAGTTGTACGAGGAAAGTGTTGGACCATCGtgaatattttcataactaTCTTTCTCAAGTTATTGGATCATGTTGTCAAAGGAAGCATTATTTCGCCCTTGGGGTACACGATGTGACCAGCAAAGTCGAAAAGAGCTCTCCATACTGCTTCTAAATGGTAATCCTCCAAGTCCATCTGATCgagaacttcctgtaatatgaCATTACCAAACTCCCCCGAATCGACAAACACCCGCatcacatcataattggcaatttTACCTTGGATGACCAGGGTATGATGATGCTCTGCCAATCTCGAGGGCCAAAATGGATCACTAGCCCCTCTCTCCGGGTCACAATGTCTACTCCCAAGCTTTCTTACCGACTCCAAGCCTTTCGAGCCCGGTTGAAATCTCCATCTGTTGATCCCCTTAAGATAATTTTGATCACACTCAAAATAGGAGACTTTCCCCGGTTTCTTTCTTCTCGGCCTCTGTCTCCTCGAGAGGATTCAACCCGACCTTCTGGCGTGGATTGTAAACCCTGGGTAGTTGTGGAAATGACAGAACATGAATTCTTGGAACATGGAGGTCCTAAGACTTTCTTCAACATAGGACCTACCTAAAACTGTGCCCTGTCGAAATCGGgtcttcttcaattgtttgcACTCACTAGTAGCATTCTTGGTTAAATGTGAAAAATTTCATAGTTTTATGTGAGTCCTAAGAGGATTGTGAGGGCTTTGGAACAGCCCTGTCTTCATTACAAATGTGCACAGCTCGGTATTTCGAAATTTTTAAGAGCGTGTATTGGGAAAAACGCCCTAGAGGGTTTCTTCTCGGTACCCGGTCATCTACCTTTCCCGCACTATCTCCTCGCTCTCTCTTTGTAACTTCTCTCTTTTGTCTTTGGGTCTCCTCTATGTTGATATATTTCTCTGCCGGGGACAAAAAATCTTCAAAGTCCCGAGACAAATTCTTCACTaaggacaaaaaaaaaatctcctTCCCGGAGTCCCTGGGTGAAAGCAGTAATCTTGGTCTCAGAGGCACATGATGACACCTCGAAGGCTATCCACGTTCTGATTTACTTCAAACAAGCTAAAGGTCGTCTTCTTATATTTTTGCTGCTACTGAAATGGTGCAAGAAGATGTTCTTGAAATCCTCAAATGAATGGATACTTTGAGGCTCAAGGTTTTCGAACCAATGTTGGGTCGCGTCCACCAAAGTAGTTAGGAAAGCCTTACATTTGATTATGTCCTCGTAACAATGCAGCATGACCATGTTTTTGAATCGGGTCAAGTGCTCTTCCAGATCAGTTTTTCCACGATAATATCAAATTTAGCTGATTTGTAGTGAGATGATAATGGCTCATTTACTATGCGGACAGAGAAAGGACATCCTACCAAGTTTTGAGAATTCTTGAGGACTCAGCCTGTCCTTCCAGCTTCTTCACATTCGCCCTTAATTCTTCCAGCTCCTCGTCCACAATGAAGGCCTTCAGACCTTATTGTGAGCTTTCTTCCTTCTTAGTTTTGTCCCAAGGATGAGACTCATCCTCAGATTCCTCTTCCCGACCCACATGGATGTTAATGGGTGGTAATTTGTCTGCCAGGGCTTTTTGGATAGCCTTTTCTATCCACTGGATTAAATATTCTGGATCAATAATAAACTTTTGTTGAGGAGGTGGATTTCCTCGAGGTACATCTGAGTCTGTCGTCTCCTTCTTGAGTCATCCCTCCGAGTTGATTTTCGGTGGGAAGCATATCGATGTCTATAGATCTGATTTCCCAAAGACAGCGTCAATGGTGTCGCTCTAGTAGATTAGGTAAGTTGGGTGGACAATCTACCGAGCAAAAAGAAATACACTTTCCTTGCAAATGCGAATGGCCAAGTAGGAATAACCCTGGTAGAGTAATCTGCACAATTAAAAACAAGATTCGTTAATGGGGCGTCAAAAGATTTTTAGTTGTGGTCattccgacgctcaagtcagctTAAGTGCATGCAAAGAAAGGAAGTGCTATATGGGTAATATGTAACAAGTGGTTGTGAAAAATGAGTGTGTACTTGGCCCAAATGAATTAGCACACTTGGGTATTTATAGGAAGAGGGTAATGATAACCTCGTTTTCAATGCTCGATCATCCCATGCCCTGTCCACTGTTCCTGCCATGCTCATTATGAAGAAGTATGATGATCCCAACCACCTTATGTCTTGTCATAGGTACTGATTACCATGCTAATGATTTTGAAAACATGGTACCCTATACATGTGGGCCCAGTGCTCATTTCTTTGTGATCGGTCCAAATAGGATAAACCAAGTATGGTTGAACCCTGATGGTGACTAGTAAGGTAAACCTCATGTTGGGTGGCCTGGAAACATGGAGGGAGGACAAAGTCCACAATCAATTTCAATTAGGATCCAGATGCTGCCCGGGTTTGGCTAGGAGCCCGGACTTATACGAGTCTGTAGTGGTATGACAAGCTTCCTGAGTTTGGGATAACTATCCTGACTGTTTTACATCTGGTCTTTTCTATTTCCCAGGACCAAATCTGGGCTGACACCATCTTAGCATTACCCATGCCGCCCAAGTCAAAGGATGGCCAGGGTTCGATGACCCAGGCTCTAACCCTTCCCAGGGCATCACTATGTTATACTTCTAGCTAGCATTAATTGTTCATTAATGGTAGAGATGTATGGCAGAATATTCATAAATAATAATCATGCCACTCTGACTTAAATTATACTCCGTACTTCGTTAGTTTGCTTACTTACATTTAGTAGTCTTCTCTTGTAGCGGGGTACTTGcaacaaattaaaataattatacacACACTATATATGTTGTTTCAGGAAATTGATCTCACGAAACTTTGTTATCTTGTCAAGAAACAACTGAAGAACAGTTACGTAAACGGCCTCAGAAGAATGGTCTTTCCAAAGGTTTGAATATGGAACCTCGGCTAGCTTCGAGACATGTTTAATTTCCAATTTGAAACTGATGATGAttagtaaaaaaatcaaatattgaTGGGATCAAattgaattaataaatatttttagagAGATGCTGAGGCCCATCTTCCTGTGCTTGATGCCAAGGAAGGGATTCCTATCAGCATGCTTGACATGGATGGCATTCATGAGTGGTGGTTCAAGTTCAGGTATCTACTGTTTATTCTTTTCTTCCGCCCGTTTTATCTTCTTTGACTAACTTCCTAATTATACTCCAATGGAGCTGTACTTGGtagatttttagaaaaaaaggTTTGTGTTTTTCTCTGTATGCAGATACGTACTGGCCGAATAATAGTAGTAGGATGTATGTGCTTGAATCCACTGGTAATCATCTCCCCAAGAATCTCATTTCTCTTTCTTTTTCCTGCCACATCTGATGCTTTCGAGCATTTAAACTTCTATgcaatcttttaaataattaccaTGATCAGGGGATTTTGTCAACACCCATGGTTTGCTGTCGGGCGATTACATTCTTGTGTACCAGAACATTGAAGATCGAAGATATGTAAGTTACTGACTTATAATGTGTTTTAAAGCAAGAGATCAACCTTGTTAACATGATTATTGTTAATTAATATTGTTTTAGCCTCTTAGGTGATTGAAGCAAGGAAATCAGAAGAATATGAAGAGCATGGGATATACAATGATCTTCAGTTGAGACTCCCTTCAGTCCCAGCAACCGGTTTGTATGGAAGCGAGATGTTGTTCGGGTAGGACACCACCTTCTTGGATGATTGTCCTCTGGACTATGTAGGAGAATCGATCAGTAACTTGGCATGCCTCGGATCGCACTTGTCTTTTGAAGCGCTTGACAAATATACTGCTGATGATTTCCTTTGACTACGCAACTCAGTTTGTTGGCTTGTTTTGGGTTTGGATGGCGCTTCGTGGGACTGTTGCAAGGAAACAGCTCTATGAACATGAACTTGGTCATCTTAATGCCCTCCAGATTTTTCGCCAGACTTTAATACGTATGTATAATATGGTATGTTGCGAACAACTTCTGAAAAAGTCAGGGATATATCAAGCTTCGTGTACGTGCTGAAATCTGAAGGTCATGATGAACTAATGGAGTTCGCACCTGCGTTTTCTCGGATAATTATGGGCTTCAAATCTTGGCCTTTCTATTATGGCGCCCACAAAATATGGTTATGGTTACGTTTCATTTGTTTTCTGTATTGATTCTCACGCACCACAAGTGGTACTTGATGCGGgcaacaaataataataaaagatgccCAAAGATTATCAAGAATCGGAAGCATAGGAATGCGTGTAATGGAAACAAACAAAATTTCCCACCCTAATTTATAAAAGAAAACACCAATCTTCATAACCAAAAATATATCTTCGGGAAAAACAAGTGGCCGGAATTGTATGGAGACCTTGAGTGCCTCTACTCCAACAAAAATATCATTATGGTTTTAATAAATTTCGAGAATTAAGACTTCCATATCAAATTTGTCGTCCATTAAAATTATCACCCatttttaaaaacatgatgAATACTCTCCATCTGCTACGGTGCTAGCCAAGCAGCATGAGCTATTCTGCGTTATTTTACCGAGCCTTCCGAAACCATCCTATATCTCAAAGTATGCattctaaataaattctacaaCTGACTCTACGCCTTCGCAAGTTCAGCGGAAACAGGAGTAGGAACAAGAGCAGCACCACCAGTTGTAGGCCTGGAATTACATCATTGAGGAACCATAAATATACAAAAACCACATACAAATGTA
Protein-coding sequences here:
- the LOC142524828 gene encoding uncharacterized protein LOC142524828 isoform X2 is translated as MADPKLPEPDEVEIGEKKREDSNKKQKLEFSPENNGTKAESEDDEDYDGDEDDEEAETVDPKGKEIVINEKGLGIVQLKPASAFPAIATIRIQFKPFCAFPN
- the LOC142524828 gene encoding uncharacterized protein LOC142524828 isoform X1 translates to MADPKLPEPDEVEIGEKKREDSNKKQKLEFSPENNGTKAESEDDEDYDGDEDDEEAETVDPKGKEIVINEKGLGIVQLKPASAFPAIATIRIQFKPFCDFSL